In a genomic window of Etheostoma spectabile isolate EspeVRDwgs_2016 unplaced genomic scaffold, UIUC_Espe_1.0 scaffold00009535, whole genome shotgun sequence:
- the LOC116679131 gene encoding uncharacterized protein LOC116679131 — protein MREQCLKAGPSAWGWRGFFWTNAPPQPKDSAWSNEAVDPDRSSFRGGGRLQKGWFLLDNLQQKSTVTWDWVFLEPDGNETPSRQSWVVNNVYKETYVIFLLYQHVFSLLYEDGSSIDTRHRMLRVLDTPLLCRPPFHLDKTMETTQSTKGGFSIRPVLHANGSRAYELRLPFQNPAVRWTYVGQGVVQYSIDVNYTLTIVPQKDSYYHLTSIKAQALNMFPPEITAQCSDGGITFTVVVPPHAESIWEVGVGHEPLTSQLAAQRGYRLHRDSFRTTLEIPVFSVGYTYDDVTLSNFYGTFRLLLRDSKTLEVQTSTSKRCIFKTEDMIVCSADGTMAVVTTPTSTWPSVHPDTTTLLDPAASPERRTQPESCLSSSWTPAGLELW, from the exons ATGAGGGAGCAGTGTTTGAAAGCCGGACCCTCGGCCTGGGGCTGGAGGGGGTTCTTCTGGACGAACGCACCGCCACAACCAAAGGATTCAGCGTGGTCAAACGAGGCCGTTGATCCAGATCGGAGTTCCTTTCGGGGCGGAGGGCGGCTACAGAAAG GTTGGTTCTTGTTGGACAACTTACAGCAGAAGTCCACGGTAACCTGGGACTGGGTGTTTCTAGAACCTGATGGCAATGAGACACCATCGAGGCAG AGTTGGGTGGTGAACAACGTGTACAAGGAGACGTACGTGATCTTCCTGCTCTACCAACACGTCTTCTCTCTGCTGTACGAAGACGGGAGCAGCATCGACACCAGGCACCGCATGCTCCGAGTCCTCGACACGCCGCTGCTCTGCCGTCCACCCTTCCACCTGGACA AGACC ATGGAGACGACACAGAGCACCAAGGGGGGCTTCAGCATCCGTCCCGTCCTTCACGCCAACGGCAGCCGGGCCTACGAACTTCGGCTGCCCTTCCAGAACCCGGCCGTCCGCTGGACG TACGTGGGTCAGGGTGTGGTGCAGTACTCCATCGATGTCAACTACACACTTACCATCGTGCCTCAGAAAGACTCGTACTACCACCTCACGTCCATCAAGGCACAAGCATTAAACATGT TTCCTCCAGAGATCACGGCTCAGTGTTCGGACGGAGGAATCACCTTCACCGTGGTCGTACCGCCACACGCAGAGAGTATCTGGGAGGTGGGCGTCGGCCACGAGCCTCTGACCTCACAACTGGCCGCCCAAAGAGGGTACCGCCTTCACAGAGACTCCTTCAGGACCACGCTGGAAATCCCGGTGTTCTCCGTCGGATACACCTACGAC GATGTCACACTGTCAAACTTTTACGGGACATTTCGGCTTCTTCTGAGAGACTCCAAAACGTTAGAGGTCCAGACATCCACCTCCAAACGCTGCATCTTCAAGACCGAGGACATGATAG TTTGCTCAGCAGACGGGACCATGGCGGTGGTCACCACGCCCACCTCCACCTGGCCCTCAGTGCACCCGGACACCACCACGCTGCTGGACCCAGCTGCAAGCCCAGAGAGACGGACGCAGCCAGAGTCCTGTTTGTCTTCAAGTTGGACTCCTGCGGGACTAGAGCTCTGGTGA
- the LOC116679136 gene encoding uncharacterized protein LOC116679136 has product MGTAALLFFVLIRNLNSHVLSEDSVVESECRDRYLWIHVRSAQTPRFQVKDGSGVHALIEPLASRCGYTISTFRMDGFTTFRASYYSCFTQNQNDEVFTFSFNVFVSDAGGTWTSRPVSAVCSGLTWTHREVICEEDYMEVNVDRESSCGGQRGDSGEMWHAAFSQAQRTASSVWQLMFLQSDGRVSSMSISEAQRGGYSLVAGAQRVALRSPYKQPHAELSTVEGVPVEVLRVSLFFKKKLTVMMIDVSMACTVNSGSFDGARLLWDVPRS; this is encoded by the exons ATGGGGACGGCTGCTCTCCTCTTCTTCG TCTTAATTAGAAATCTGAACAGTCATGTCCTTTCAGAGGACTCTGTGGTGGAGTCAGAGTGTCGGGACCGGTACCTCTGGATCCACGTCCGCTCGGCCCAGACTCCTCGCttccaggtcaaag ATGGAAGTGGCGTCCACGCTCTCATCGAGCCGCTGGCGTCCCGCTGCGGTTACACCATCAGCACCTTCAGGATGGACGGCTTCACCACCTTCAGGGCTTCGTACTACTCCTGCTTCACCCAGAACCAG AACGACGAGGTGTTCACCTTCAGCTTCAACGTGTTCGTGAGCGACGCTGGGGGAACGTGGACCAGCCGGCCGGTCTCTGCCGTCTGTTCTGGTCTGACCTGGACTCACAGAGAGGTCATCTGCGAGGAGGACTACATGGAG GTGAACGTGGACAGAGAGTCGTCGTGTGGAGGTCAGCGGGGGGACAGTGGAGAGATGTGGCACGCGGCCTTTTCTCAG GCGCAGAGGACGGCGAGTTCTGTGTGGCAGCTGATGTTCCTGCAGAGTGATGGACGGGTGTCTTCCATGTCCATCAGTGAAGCCCAGCGGGGGGGCTACAGCCTGGTGGCGGGCGCCCAGAGGGTGGCGCTCCGCTCGCCGTACAAACAGCCGCATGCCGAGCTGAGCACG GTGGAAGGCGTCCCTGTGGAGGTGCTCCGGGTTTCTCTGTTCTTTAAAAAGAAGCTGACGGTGATGATGATCGACGTGTCCATGGCCTGCACAGTCA ATTCGGGTTCTTTTGACGGCGCCCGGCTGCTGTGGGACGTCCCGCGGTCATGA